From Pigmentibacter ruber, a single genomic window includes:
- a CDS encoding oligosaccharide flippase family protein: MQNGIQEESNLQKETKQLGRASFGAMLGVLLSRASGVLRTAVVNATFGLSHSLDAFNTAFRFPNSLRDLLADGALSAAFVKVLVDERAKGKEAEKELIQVIIGFFLFLTLLIAFLTMIFSTPFMQLIGGNQFKNSGNLELASQLFKILGFYLPLTMLNAVAMGVLSVLGQTFRAMNSSAFLNVGIIACAVCSPFLSHFSINPIYAIAVGAMLGAFFQMIYQYIPLYHLGLLKLPSFNVLHWIRYKPLHTVLILMIPRGIAQGALVIALMINTYYAISIGSGVLSYIITAITIIQVPIGLFGVATGFAAHPILTKAVNEGLNKKFSSLLTESLETVLWLASITTLSFSLLIVPFYSVLFEHGKVTNYDTIQNSLAVCSYSIGITFAAGSKILLNAYYAINSTKQIIYNAFIYLILNATLSSILAPKYGVIGLGISYSTSTAFDFFLNYYFLKKNFQKKYFGDNPYIAGGKYFNFKIIVFAILSYLLGALGIFMTNKFWKNIENILFFKKDFLLNFSFLTIGGLIILILSYLFIIRMGPHNLKNLVTKFKKRLIH, encoded by the coding sequence ATGCAAAATGGAATTCAAGAAGAAAGCAATTTGCAGAAAGAAACAAAACAATTAGGAAGAGCAAGTTTTGGTGCTATGTTGGGCGTTTTGCTTTCGAGAGCTTCGGGGGTTTTAAGAACAGCCGTTGTTAATGCTACTTTTGGTTTATCGCATTCACTTGATGCTTTTAATACTGCTTTTCGTTTTCCGAACAGTTTAAGAGATTTATTAGCAGATGGCGCATTGTCAGCAGCATTTGTAAAGGTATTAGTAGACGAGAGAGCAAAAGGAAAAGAAGCTGAGAAAGAACTTATTCAAGTTATTATCGGTTTCTTTTTGTTTTTAACGTTGCTTATAGCATTTTTAACTATGATATTTTCTACACCTTTTATGCAATTAATTGGTGGAAATCAATTTAAAAATTCAGGAAATTTAGAGTTAGCATCTCAATTATTTAAAATCTTAGGATTTTATTTACCTCTTACCATGTTAAATGCTGTTGCAATGGGAGTTTTGTCAGTCCTTGGACAAACATTTCGTGCAATGAATAGTTCAGCTTTTTTAAATGTTGGAATCATTGCTTGTGCTGTTTGTTCCCCATTTTTAAGTCATTTCTCTATCAATCCAATCTATGCCATCGCTGTCGGTGCAATGTTGGGTGCATTTTTTCAAATGATTTATCAGTACATCCCTCTTTATCACTTAGGACTATTAAAATTGCCAAGTTTTAATGTCTTGCATTGGATAAGATATAAACCATTACATACTGTTTTAATATTGATGATTCCTAGGGGCATTGCTCAAGGTGCTTTAGTTATAGCTTTAATGATCAATACTTATTATGCAATTAGTATTGGCTCAGGTGTATTAAGTTATATTATTACTGCTATTACAATTATCCAAGTACCAATAGGATTGTTTGGTGTGGCAACGGGGTTTGCTGCGCATCCTATTCTAACTAAAGCAGTAAATGAAGGATTAAATAAAAAGTTTTCCAGTTTACTTACTGAAAGTTTAGAAACAGTACTATGGCTTGCTAGTATTACTACTTTAAGTTTTTCTTTATTGATAGTTCCTTTTTATTCGGTGCTTTTTGAACACGGTAAAGTAACAAATTATGATACAATTCAAAATTCATTAGCAGTTTGTTCTTATTCAATAGGTATTACTTTTGCTGCTGGTTCTAAAATATTATTAAATGCATATTATGCTATTAATTCTACTAAACAGATTATTTATAATGCATTTATTTATTTAATATTAAACGCAACTTTAAGTTCAATTCTTGCCCCAAAATATGGAGTTATTGGTTTGGGCATTTCATACAGTACCTCTACTGCATTTGATTTTTTTCTTAATTACTATTTTTTAAAGAAAAATTTTCAGAAAAAATACTTTGGCGATAATCCTTATATTGCAGGGGGAAAATATTTTAATTTTAAAATAATTGTGTTTGCCATACTTTCTTACCTTTTAGGTGCTTTAGGTATTTTTATGACTAATAAGTTTTGGAAAAATATTGAAAATATTCTTTTCTTTAAGAAGGATTTTTTGCTTAATTTTAGTTTTCTTACTATTGGTGGACTCATTATTCTTATATTAAGTTATTTATTTATTATAAGAATGGGTCCACACAATTTAAAAAATTTAGTTACTAAATTCAAAAAAAGGTTGATTCATTAA
- the betB gene encoding betaine-aldehyde dehydrogenase produces the protein MQKTFSNYSPSTGKKICDIEITQNYEIESAIQKAKIGFKTWSTFTGLQRAKILNRAASIIRSRTHELAQIEVLDTGKPITEALEVDFPSAAESLEYFAGLAPSIHGDHVQLGKSFAYTRKEPIGICAGIGAWNYPFQIACWKAAPALAAGNAMIFKPSELTPLSANKLYEIFLEAGIPEGVFQVVQGGREVGEYLSLHNDIQKISLTGSYSTGKRVMQNAANNLKHVSLELGGKSPLIICDDFDIDKAAQIAINANFYNQGEICTNATRVFVHQKVKDKFTDYLLNKVSKLKVGDPYDKNTKLGALISKEHFNKVLGYIEKGKSEGARLIYGGKAPEWSPSESQFANGNFLLPTIFTDCHDDMTIVKDEIFGPVMSILSFQNENEVIERANNTAYGLACGILTNDLNRAHRVINQIQAGMCWINSYNLSPVEIPFGGFKASGFGKENGIAAIDNYTQLKTVYVELDN, from the coding sequence ATGCAAAAGACTTTTTCTAACTACTCTCCCTCCACTGGTAAGAAAATTTGTGATATTGAAATCACTCAAAATTATGAAATTGAGAGTGCTATTCAAAAAGCAAAAATTGGTTTTAAAACATGGTCAACATTTACAGGATTGCAAAGAGCAAAGATACTAAATAGAGCAGCAAGTATTATTAGATCTCGCACGCACGAACTTGCACAAATAGAAGTGTTGGACACTGGTAAACCTATCACTGAAGCTCTTGAAGTAGACTTCCCTAGCGCAGCTGAGTCTTTAGAGTATTTTGCAGGATTAGCTCCAAGCATTCATGGAGATCACGTTCAACTTGGAAAATCTTTTGCATACACAAGAAAAGAGCCAATAGGCATTTGCGCAGGAATTGGTGCGTGGAATTATCCTTTCCAAATTGCTTGTTGGAAAGCTGCTCCTGCGCTAGCTGCCGGTAATGCTATGATCTTTAAACCTTCCGAACTCACTCCGCTGAGTGCCAATAAACTGTACGAAATTTTCCTTGAAGCTGGAATTCCTGAAGGCGTTTTCCAAGTTGTTCAAGGTGGAAGAGAAGTTGGAGAATATTTAAGTTTACATAATGATATTCAAAAAATTTCTTTAACTGGTTCCTACTCAACTGGGAAACGAGTTATGCAAAATGCAGCAAATAATTTAAAACATGTCAGTCTTGAATTAGGTGGTAAATCACCCCTTATTATTTGCGATGATTTTGATATCGATAAAGCTGCACAAATTGCAATTAATGCAAATTTTTATAATCAAGGAGAAATTTGTACAAATGCAACAAGAGTTTTCGTTCACCAAAAAGTTAAAGATAAATTTACAGATTATTTATTGAATAAAGTATCGAAACTAAAAGTTGGTGATCCTTATGATAAAAATACTAAGCTAGGTGCGCTTATTTCAAAAGAGCATTTCAATAAAGTATTGGGTTATATTGAAAAAGGAAAATCAGAAGGAGCTAGATTAATTTATGGAGGCAAAGCTCCGGAATGGAGCCCAAGTGAAAGCCAATTTGCAAATGGAAACTTTTTGTTACCTACAATTTTTACTGATTGTCATGATGATATGACAATCGTGAAGGATGAAATATTTGGCCCAGTCATGTCAATTCTTTCATTTCAAAATGAAAATGAAGTGATTGAAAGAGCAAATAATACAGCTTATGGACTAGCTTGCGGAATTTTAACTAATGATTTAAATCGCGCACATAGAGTCATAAACCAAATTCAAGCTGGCATGTGTTGGATTAATAGTTATAATTTAAGCCCTGTTGAAATTCCATTTGGTGGATTTAAAGCGTCAGGATTTGGAAAAGAAAACGGCATTGCCGCTATTGATAACTATACACAGCTAAAAACTGTGTATGTAGAATTAGACAATTAA
- a CDS encoding PLP-dependent cysteine synthase family protein → MNNSWLKEAVKKIEADFNRSSDTHLFKISIPQLKNIDLYFKDESAHPTGSLKHRLARSLFLYALCNGYLNEKTTVIESSSGSTAVSEAYFAKMLGLKFIAVMPENTSKEKIAKIEFYGGYCHLVKNSTEVSNEAIKLAKNKNSYFMNQFLYAEKATDWRGNNNIAEAIFAQMKNERFSIPKWIVIGAGTGGTSATIGRYIRYKSLDTQVCVVDPEHSVFYDFYHNKVPADFETNFSSKIEGIGRPRVEKSFIKEIIDQMLKIPDSASIAAMHYLADFLDYKRGPSTGTNFCGVIEIIKQMQKKKEEGSIVTLLCDSGERYTNTYYNFNWLEKNNFFIKDYYNNIDNFFKKLK, encoded by the coding sequence ATGAATAATTCTTGGCTAAAAGAAGCAGTAAAAAAGATAGAAGCTGATTTTAACCGTTCATCAGATACACATTTATTTAAAATTTCTATTCCCCAATTAAAAAATATTGATCTTTATTTTAAAGACGAATCAGCCCATCCTACAGGAAGCTTGAAGCATCGTTTAGCAAGATCTTTATTTTTGTATGCTCTATGTAATGGTTACTTAAATGAAAAAACAACCGTAATAGAGTCTTCTTCAGGATCTACGGCTGTTTCTGAAGCCTATTTTGCTAAAATGCTTGGTCTTAAATTTATTGCAGTTATGCCTGAAAATACTTCAAAAGAAAAAATTGCAAAAATTGAATTTTATGGTGGTTATTGTCATTTGGTAAAAAATTCAACTGAAGTTTCTAATGAAGCAATTAAATTAGCAAAAAATAAAAATTCTTATTTCATGAATCAATTTTTATATGCAGAAAAAGCAACCGATTGGCGAGGTAATAATAATATTGCTGAAGCCATTTTCGCACAAATGAAAAATGAGCGCTTTTCCATTCCAAAATGGATTGTTATTGGTGCCGGAACTGGTGGTACTAGTGCAACAATTGGAAGATATATTCGTTATAAATCGCTTGATACACAAGTTTGCGTAGTAGATCCTGAGCATTCAGTTTTTTATGATTTTTATCATAATAAAGTTCCTGCTGACTTTGAAACAAATTTTTCCTCTAAAATTGAAGGAATTGGTAGACCAAGGGTGGAAAAGTCATTTATCAAAGAAATTATAGATCAAATGCTAAAAATTCCGGATTCTGCTTCTATTGCAGCAATGCACTACCTTGCAGATTTTTTAGATTACAAGAGAGGGCCTTCAACTGGTACAAATTTTTGTGGTGTCATTGAAATCATAAAACAAATGCAAAAGAAAAAAGAAGAAGGTTCGATTGTAACTTTGCTTTGTGATTCTGGCGAGAGATATACAAATACCTATTATAATTTTAACTGGCTTGAAAAAAATAATTTTTTTATCAAAGATTATTACAATAATATAGATAATTTTTTTAAAAAGCTAAAGTAA
- a CDS encoding glycoside hydrolase family 18 protein, with the protein MRYKFSNQFKHKFNLLYVIFTISYLFYSSNSFSQSISKTIFNPYAEFTEYLEKKDDLSLKEIIKKNSLKYITLAFIQDADKCLPAWDGLKSNRIDNTEILELLKDIKSTNIAYYISFGGQDGKDLSIKCKSPNDLFQSYEKIIKLYRPIGLDFDLEGRILTNKVALRKLIIALKDLQRIYQNLKISITIPIMPTGLNSTTKKLLLDLKNNNIQFTVNLLTMNYSEELNGNMLKYSLSALNNSLLFLLKINKKIKKENILNLISITPMIGINDLKNEVFTIQDAKNLIFENKKLNLSEIRMWSLERDKSCSKNLNLKICSGIKNQKNFEFTNIFNSLSFKN; encoded by the coding sequence ATGAGATATAAATTTTCAAATCAATTTAAACATAAATTTAATTTATTATATGTCATTTTTACTATTAGCTATCTTTTTTATTCTTCTAATTCATTTTCACAATCAATTTCAAAAACTATATTTAATCCTTATGCTGAATTTACTGAATATCTTGAAAAAAAAGATGATTTATCATTAAAAGAAATCATTAAAAAAAATAGTTTAAAATACATAACACTGGCTTTTATTCAAGATGCTGACAAATGTCTCCCTGCCTGGGATGGTTTAAAAAGTAATAGAATAGACAATACAGAAATCCTCGAACTTTTAAAGGATATTAAATCTACAAATATTGCTTATTACATTTCATTTGGCGGACAAGATGGAAAGGATTTATCAATCAAATGCAAAAGTCCCAATGATCTATTCCAAAGTTATGAAAAAATTATCAAACTATATCGTCCAATTGGACTTGATTTTGACCTTGAAGGAAGAATTTTAACCAATAAAGTTGCATTAAGAAAATTAATTATTGCTCTTAAAGATTTGCAAAGAATTTATCAAAATTTAAAAATATCGATAACAATTCCTATCATGCCGACAGGTCTTAATTCTACTACAAAAAAATTATTACTCGATTTAAAAAATAACAATATTCAATTCACCGTTAATTTATTAACAATGAACTACTCAGAAGAATTAAACGGAAATATGTTAAAATATTCACTATCTGCATTAAATAATTCTTTACTTTTTTTACTTAAGATAAATAAAAAAATAAAAAAAGAAAATATACTAAATTTAATTTCAATTACTCCTATGATTGGAATTAATGATTTAAAAAATGAAGTTTTTACAATTCAAGATGCAAAAAATTTAATTTTTGAAAATAAAAAACTAAATCTTTCTGAAATAAGGATGTGGTCACTTGAACGAGACAAAAGTTGTTCTAAAAATCTCAACTTAAAAATTTGTTCTGGCATTAAAAATCAGAAGAATTTTGAATTTACAAATATTTTTAATTCTTTAAGTTTTAAAAATTAA
- a CDS encoding response regulator gives MSESQQLDLTIEKKPDENIEKKKILYIDDDEVSQKIISKALSKHFKVISELSGTNAMVIAEKEEPNLILLDLNMPNIDGFEILSFFRAHPILSSIPIICVSGDKEESTRRRANELGATKYMPKPIDILQVSNDVKNLLNILNNRINSNDGKCQVFIGFNTSEKDMEIKREILDYYKKGENILILSLLDGKHFFKNIEIPLEVFAEGKIVFLQIKPSLISRLPYLEELSSVIFDMKRMLTFELNSYILFFDDPDVLFSTNEGNQIYSSMFLIRNSFNTAFKNVFYYTKTSKDNKISATINTMAKILVGNY, from the coding sequence ATGAGTGAAAGCCAGCAACTTGATTTAACAATCGAAAAAAAACCTGATGAAAATATTGAAAAGAAAAAAATTTTGTACATAGACGATGATGAAGTTTCACAAAAAATTATTTCAAAAGCACTTTCAAAACATTTTAAGGTTATCAGTGAACTTTCTGGCACAAATGCAATGGTTATTGCTGAAAAAGAAGAACCTAATTTAATTTTACTTGATCTCAATATGCCAAATATTGATGGATTTGAAATTCTAAGTTTTTTTCGTGCACATCCAATTTTATCCTCAATTCCTATTATTTGTGTGAGTGGTGACAAAGAAGAAAGTACTAGAAGAAGGGCTAATGAACTTGGGGCTACTAAGTACATGCCAAAGCCAATTGATATTCTGCAAGTTTCAAATGATGTAAAAAATTTACTAAATATTTTAAACAATAGAATTAATAGTAATGACGGAAAATGTCAAGTATTTATCGGATTTAATACATCTGAAAAAGATATGGAAATAAAAAGAGAAATACTAGATTACTATAAAAAGGGAGAAAATATTTTAATTCTTTCTTTATTGGATGGCAAACATTTTTTTAAAAATATTGAAATTCCATTGGAAGTATTTGCTGAAGGAAAAATTGTTTTTTTGCAAATAAAACCATCATTAATTTCTCGGTTACCTTATTTAGAGGAGTTATCTTCAGTCATTTTTGATATGAAAAGAATGCTAACTTTTGAATTAAATAGCTATATTCTTTTTTTTGATGACCCAGATGTTTTATTTAGTACAAATGAAGGAAATCAAATTTATTCCTCAATGTTTTTAATTAGAAACTCATTTAATACAGCATTTAAAAATGTTTTTTATTATACAAAAACAAGCAAAGATAATAAAATTTCTGCAACTATAAATACAATGGCAAAAATATTAGTTGGTAATTACTAA
- a CDS encoding glycosyltransferase family 2 protein codes for MVRKNILKVKDKELFFIVVIVLLICTFCIFVLFKSYDFSKLTGVELGFFYAMRVYLLFLFVRLLGHLFFSFANHFFAKTIDKLDYYPLVTVIIPCFNEEKVINNAAKSILSMSYPNIEILIVDDGSSDSTIEVVSLLEKKGRIRAIHQENAGKAAALNRAVSEAHGDYVLCMDADSVLNTEAIEVGIKYFEHDAKVAAVAGSVEIGNVHNAITSFQKLEYISGLNLFKVAQSFLGSVIVIPGPIGLFRKDILLEVGGYHSNTFAEDCELTIRLLMAGYKTVYDAKMVAVTEAPDDFNSLISQRYRWNRGIVQAIRENIIWLFLPYKSLKNFFIIIYMILESIFIPVANFGFGMFSIAYTLIHSSENFVGYFFFQLVILDIIVTLFCIVTEKRSYSLLFYSAINRITYSFSLEVVRFFSILDEFLKLPMNWAKLERKGMDQ; via the coding sequence ATGGTAAGAAAAAACATTTTAAAAGTGAAAGATAAAGAGCTATTTTTCATTGTTGTTATTGTCTTACTAATTTGTACTTTTTGCATATTTGTTTTATTTAAAAGTTATGATTTTTCTAAATTAACAGGTGTAGAACTTGGTTTCTTTTATGCAATGCGAGTTTATTTACTTTTTCTGTTTGTAAGATTACTTGGCCACTTGTTTTTTAGTTTTGCAAATCATTTTTTTGCCAAAACTATTGATAAACTAGATTACTATCCTTTAGTTACGGTGATTATTCCTTGTTTTAATGAAGAAAAAGTTATAAATAATGCTGCAAAATCAATTTTAAGCATGAGTTATCCAAATATTGAAATATTGATTGTTGACGATGGTTCGTCAGATTCCACTATTGAAGTTGTCTCTTTACTAGAAAAAAAAGGACGAATTCGTGCCATCCATCAAGAAAATGCAGGTAAAGCAGCAGCTCTAAATAGAGCTGTTAGTGAAGCCCATGGAGATTATGTTCTTTGTATGGATGCAGATAGCGTATTGAATACAGAAGCAATCGAAGTTGGAATTAAATACTTTGAGCATGATGCTAAAGTTGCAGCTGTAGCAGGTAGTGTTGAAATTGGTAACGTTCATAATGCGATTACCTCTTTTCAAAAACTAGAATATATCTCTGGTCTTAATTTATTCAAAGTTGCACAGTCATTTTTAGGAAGTGTTATTGTTATCCCAGGTCCTATTGGCTTATTTCGGAAAGATATTTTACTTGAAGTGGGTGGTTATCACTCAAATACTTTTGCTGAAGATTGTGAATTAACTATCAGACTTTTAATGGCTGGTTACAAAACTGTTTATGATGCAAAAATGGTGGCTGTTACTGAAGCTCCAGATGACTTTAATTCATTAATTTCTCAACGCTATCGTTGGAACAGGGGAATTGTTCAGGCAATTAGAGAAAATATTATTTGGTTATTTTTACCCTATAAAAGCTTAAAAAATTTTTTTATCATTATTTACATGATTTTAGAATCAATATTTATTCCGGTAGCCAATTTTGGTTTTGGGATGTTTTCCATAGCTTATACGTTAATTCATAGTTCAGAAAATTTTGTTGGTTATTTCTTTTTTCAACTTGTTATACTGGATATAATTGTTACCTTATTTTGTATTGTGACAGAAAAAAGATCTTATTCTTTACTTTTCTATTCTGCCATTAATCGAATTACATATTCGTTTTCCTTAGAAGTGGTAAGATTTTTTTCAATTCTTGACGAGTTTCTCAAACTCCCAATGAATTGGGCAAAATTGGAACGCAAAGGAATGGATCAATGA
- a CDS encoding polysaccharide deacetylase family protein — MIIQNILSIFVLSLCLATLFITLVTYFLYRFKQLLKLGKVDATQIIEGVFFKKYAPYIQPKEKKEKNEFDSKLSDRKTLMNFFAVIAIIIFISLISGYLYSYFRLGEKTIDTNKYEGLLAKGLMKEFQLNSLQEDPLFNEFISEEKKKILLSNFSKMNQYKIAIYKPDKYKDFEKNQGIIFEGWKQFFEKYKFNYTTFSDFNDIDIGKINLLLLPNAISLNKKAKIEIEKILNKKIPVFATGAVAYFDGLGEINLDQFSEKIFGIKLEKSKQKRPYYPTLFKANSIPWIDAPPGLLLNYFPYDNQFHAHFIAGYPSIFEGNTQSEIRTDKYDAEFVVRGVFKESNARTVWLALDPPVKDQKVAEADQYYLDLMLLNSLQWALDLPQVLKPAWKDLAKTVFVPSLEIYSFNNFIKNYIDILKDYRFPMTIFLTSEVIQENPQFIEDEANPSIEFASLGEDEKILQGNTLQFQFQEIQNSRLLIEEAWQNKVFGFKASDAKFDSTTLNASMQNGLYYFLGKQNLFRLSPVPLDDNNFVYIPKNYAKELKMFKAAKFHNSSILYKDLLNQFSEVEKLNGAAFYNFPAKYFGSKNMEKALDNFLKDISKKNVWKTNYVNLALWWLERENIYVNLVAENGKNKIIIKNENSFKIDSYSLILANIKDKKYNIFFNDKNLKIESTDSYDYVKIDEINPNSTIILNLQENL, encoded by the coding sequence ATGATAATACAAAATATATTAAGTATATTTGTCCTTTCATTATGCCTTGCAACACTCTTTATTACTTTAGTTACTTATTTTTTATATCGCTTCAAGCAGTTATTGAAGTTAGGTAAAGTAGATGCAACTCAAATTATTGAAGGAGTTTTTTTTAAGAAATATGCACCTTATATCCAACCAAAAGAAAAAAAGGAGAAAAATGAATTTGACAGTAAACTAAGTGATAGAAAAACTTTGATGAATTTTTTTGCTGTTATAGCTATAATTATTTTTATTTCTCTAATTTCAGGTTATCTTTACAGTTATTTTAGACTTGGGGAAAAAACAATAGATACTAATAAATATGAAGGTCTTTTGGCTAAAGGTCTGATGAAGGAATTTCAATTAAATTCTTTACAAGAAGATCCATTATTTAACGAGTTTATTTCGGAAGAAAAAAAGAAAATACTATTATCTAATTTTTCTAAAATGAATCAATATAAAATTGCAATTTACAAGCCAGATAAATATAAAGATTTTGAAAAAAATCAGGGAATAATTTTTGAAGGGTGGAAACAATTCTTTGAAAAATACAAATTTAATTATACTACTTTTTCAGACTTTAATGATATTGATATTGGGAAAATTAATTTATTATTGCTACCAAATGCTATTTCTTTAAATAAAAAAGCAAAAATTGAAATTGAAAAAATATTAAATAAAAAAATTCCGGTGTTTGCCACAGGTGCGGTTGCCTATTTTGATGGCCTTGGAGAAATCAATCTAGATCAATTTTCTGAAAAAATATTTGGAATAAAACTAGAAAAAAGCAAACAAAAAAGACCATATTATCCTACGCTTTTTAAAGCAAATAGCATTCCCTGGATTGATGCACCTCCAGGATTGTTACTAAATTATTTTCCTTATGACAATCAATTTCATGCACATTTTATTGCAGGTTATCCCTCTATTTTTGAAGGAAATACTCAGTCTGAAATTCGAACCGATAAGTATGATGCTGAATTTGTTGTGCGTGGTGTTTTTAAGGAAAGTAATGCAAGAACAGTATGGCTTGCTTTGGATCCACCTGTAAAAGATCAAAAAGTAGCAGAAGCAGATCAATATTATTTGGATCTTATGCTTCTTAATTCTTTGCAATGGGCTTTAGATCTTCCACAAGTTTTGAAGCCAGCATGGAAAGATTTAGCAAAAACAGTTTTTGTCCCTTCGTTGGAAATTTACAGTTTTAATAATTTTATTAAAAATTATATTGATATTTTAAAAGATTATCGCTTTCCCATGACAATATTTTTAACTTCAGAAGTTATTCAAGAAAATCCTCAATTTATAGAAGACGAGGCAAATCCAAGCATAGAATTTGCTTCATTAGGAGAAGATGAAAAAATTTTACAAGGAAATACTTTGCAATTTCAATTTCAGGAAATTCAAAACTCTCGTTTATTGATTGAAGAAGCTTGGCAAAATAAAGTTTTTGGATTTAAAGCATCTGATGCAAAATTTGATTCCACTACTTTAAATGCTTCAATGCAAAATGGATTATATTACTTTTTAGGCAAGCAAAATTTATTTAGGCTTTCTCCTGTTCCTTTAGATGACAATAATTTTGTTTATATTCCAAAAAATTATGCAAAAGAATTGAAAATGTTTAAAGCAGCAAAATTTCACAATTCATCAATTTTATACAAGGATTTATTGAATCAATTTTCTGAGGTAGAAAAATTAAATGGTGCAGCATTTTATAACTTTCCTGCAAAATATTTTGGATCTAAAAATATGGAAAAAGCTTTAGATAATTTTTTAAAAGATATATCGAAAAAAAATGTTTGGAAAACAAATTATGTAAATTTAGCACTTTGGTGGTTGGAAAGAGAAAATATTTATGTTAATTTAGTTGCAGAAAATGGGAAAAATAAAATTATCATAAAAAATGAAAATAGCTTTAAAATTGATTCTTATTCCTTAATATTAGCAAATATTAAGGATAAGAAATATAATATCTTTTTCAATGATAAAAACTTAAAAATAGAATCTACGGATTCTTATGATTATGTAAAAATTGATGAAATAAATCCAAATAGCACAATTATTTTAAATTTACAGGAAAATTTATGA